The Sphingopyxis fribergensis genome contains a region encoding:
- a CDS encoding HU family DNA-binding protein yields MNHTELSDSVAAALGLSKADGKKAVDAVFAAIAAAAAKGEEVSVNGFGKFKVKASAAREGRNPSTGATIQIAASKKLTFGAAKAIKDRLNG; encoded by the coding sequence ATGAACCATACCGAACTTTCGGATAGCGTTGCAGCCGCGCTCGGCCTCAGCAAAGCGGACGGAAAGAAGGCCGTCGACGCCGTCTTCGCCGCGATCGCAGCTGCCGCCGCCAAGGGCGAGGAAGTTTCGGTCAACGGCTTTGGCAAGTTCAAGGTCAAAGCGTCGGCAGCACGCGAAGGCCGCAACCCTTCGACGGGCGCGACCATCCAGATCGCGGCGTCCAAGAAACTGACCTTTGGCGCAGCCAAGGCCATCAAGGACCGCCTCAACGGCTGA
- a CDS encoding helix-turn-helix transcriptional regulator, whose protein sequence is MQNSERIIRLQTVLARTGLSRSTLYRKIAEGTFPAQLKISVHGAGWHESAINRWIADPVRYREGCAE, encoded by the coding sequence ATGCAAAACTCCGAACGAATCATTCGTCTCCAGACCGTGCTCGCCCGCACGGGCCTTTCGCGATCCACCCTCTATCGTAAGATAGCAGAAGGCACTTTCCCGGCGCAATTGAAGATCAGCGTGCACGGCGCCGGATGGCATGAATCCGCCATCAACCGGTGGATCGCCGATCCCGTGCGTTACCGTGAAGGTTGCGCCGAATGA